A genomic segment from Streptomyces antibioticus encodes:
- a CDS encoding LLM class flavin-dependent oxidoreductase — protein MPPRTLHLNAFLMNTGHHEASWRLPESDPYAHVELDHYVRLARAAERGTFDSLFLADGPHLWGSVAQRPSGALEPLTLLTALATATEHIGLIATASTSYNSPYNLARKFASLDIISGGRAGWNIVTTAGADAARNFGLDAEPAHAERYARAAEFLDVALKLWDSWEDDAIVADKASGVWGDDAKIHPPRHRGTYFQVEGALNVPRSPQGYPLLVQAGSSADGKAFAARYAEAVFTAQQTLADAQAFYADLKALTAAAGRDPGHIKVLPGIVPVLGSTEAEARANEQVLEDHIVHVHGVANLERLLNLPAGSLELDAPLPADLPSEDAVEGAKSRYTLVVELARRDRLTVRQLIGRLGGGRGHLTFAGTPEQVADAIETWFTQGAADGFNIMPAVLPSGLDAFVDHVVPILRARGLLRTEYPGRQTLRERYGLPRPVNQHTAALV, from the coding sequence ATGCCACCCCGCACCCTCCACCTCAACGCCTTCCTGATGAACACCGGCCACCACGAGGCGTCCTGGCGGCTCCCCGAGAGCGACCCGTACGCCCATGTGGAGCTGGACCACTACGTCAGGCTGGCCAGGGCCGCCGAACGCGGCACGTTCGACTCGCTGTTCCTCGCCGACGGCCCGCATCTGTGGGGCAGCGTCGCGCAGCGCCCGTCCGGGGCGCTGGAGCCGCTGACGCTGCTCACGGCCCTGGCGACGGCGACCGAGCACATCGGGCTGATCGCCACCGCGTCCACGTCCTACAACTCGCCCTACAACCTGGCCCGCAAGTTCGCCTCGCTGGACATCATCAGCGGCGGCCGGGCGGGCTGGAACATCGTCACCACCGCCGGCGCGGACGCGGCCCGCAACTTCGGCCTGGACGCCGAACCGGCGCACGCCGAACGGTACGCCCGCGCCGCCGAGTTCCTCGACGTGGCCCTGAAGCTCTGGGACAGCTGGGAGGACGACGCGATCGTCGCCGACAAGGCGTCCGGCGTCTGGGGCGACGACGCCAAGATCCACCCGCCCCGGCACCGGGGCACCTACTTCCAGGTCGAGGGCGCCCTCAACGTGCCCCGCTCGCCGCAGGGTTACCCGCTGCTGGTGCAGGCCGGGTCCTCGGCGGACGGCAAGGCGTTCGCGGCCCGGTACGCGGAGGCCGTGTTCACCGCGCAGCAGACGCTCGCCGACGCGCAGGCGTTCTACGCCGACCTCAAGGCGCTCACCGCGGCGGCCGGCCGCGACCCCGGGCACATCAAGGTGCTGCCCGGCATCGTGCCGGTGCTCGGCTCGACCGAGGCCGAGGCGCGGGCCAACGAGCAGGTGCTGGAGGACCACATCGTGCACGTGCACGGGGTGGCCAACCTGGAGCGGCTGCTGAACCTGCCCGCCGGCTCCCTGGAGCTGGACGCCCCGCTGCCGGCCGATCTGCCCTCGGAGGACGCCGTCGAGGGCGCCAAGAGCCGCTACACCCTGGTGGTGGAGCTGGCCCGCCGCGACCGGCTCACCGTACGGCAGTTGATCGGCCGGCTCGGCGGCGGGCGCGGCCATCTCACCTTCGCGGGCACACCCGAGCAGGTCGCCGACGCCATCGAGACCTGGTTCACCCAGGGCGCCGCCGACGGCTTCAACATCATGCCCGCCGTCCTGCCCTCCGGGCTCGACGCGTTCGTCGACCACGTGGTGCCGATCCTGCGCGCCCGCGGTCTGCTGCGCACCGAGTACCCCGGCCGCCAGACCCTGCGGGAGCGCTACGGCCTCCCCCGCCCCGTCAACCAGCACACCGCAGCCCTCGTCTGA
- a CDS encoding ABC transporter ATP-binding protein, whose translation MAPHTEQLTRPAVRLRGLTRSFDGRVVLDAIDLEIPAGQFVALLGHSGSGKSTLLRAVAGLDHEVTGSGELTAPERVSVVFQDSRLLPWRRVLDNVLLGTDGEERGREALAEVGLAGRERAWPNELSGGEAQRAALARSLVREPELLLADEPFGALDALTRIKMHALLRELWQRHRPSVLLVTHDVDEAIALADRILVLDHGRIGLDLTVDREVPHGDYRARLLAALGVTEDVR comes from the coding sequence GTGGCGCCGCACACTGAGCAGTTGACCCGGCCCGCCGTCCGGCTGCGGGGCCTGACCCGGTCGTTCGACGGACGTGTCGTCCTCGACGCCATCGATCTGGAGATCCCCGCCGGGCAGTTCGTCGCCCTCCTCGGGCACAGCGGCTCCGGCAAGTCCACCCTGCTGCGGGCGGTCGCGGGCCTCGACCACGAGGTCACCGGCAGCGGCGAACTCACCGCCCCGGAACGGGTGTCGGTCGTCTTCCAGGACTCCCGGCTGCTGCCCTGGCGCCGGGTGCTGGACAACGTCCTGCTGGGCACCGACGGCGAGGAGAGGGGGCGGGAGGCGCTCGCCGAGGTCGGTCTGGCCGGCCGGGAGCGGGCCTGGCCCAACGAGCTGTCCGGCGGCGAGGCACAGCGCGCCGCGCTGGCCCGCTCCCTGGTCCGCGAGCCCGAACTCCTGCTGGCGGACGAGCCGTTCGGGGCGCTGGACGCGCTCACCCGGATCAAGATGCACGCGCTGCTGCGGGAGCTGTGGCAGCGCCACCGGCCGTCCGTGCTGCTCGTCACCCATGACGTGGACGAGGCGATCGCGCTGGCCGACCGGATCCTCGTCCTCGACCACGGCCGGATCGGTCTCGACCTGACCGTGGACCGCGAGGTCCCGCACGGCGACTACCGCGCGCGTCTGCTGGCCGCCCTGGGTGTGACCGAGGACGTCCGCTGA
- a CDS encoding LPXTG cell wall anchor domain-containing protein — translation MSSRHRTTVAGPLPLVAASFAAVLLLATPAGADDGQGPGSNKGGKAVDEAPAGVRLTTLLPDRISVDNGSKETAITATVKNEGTEESGDIRLLVVGFDGLTVKNVEGCAAIPEKDLPEGSNSGFSCPVGNLAAKASKSYDVDATFDLGKTGKICLPVQTADGKKTFWQQGPVPFGTTNPSPNAPATPLLLGTDNTPVAPGELPKTGAERELLPLGAAGVSLLAAGAAGLWWASRRRPEGGVS, via the coding sequence ATGAGTTCTCGACACCGGACGACCGTCGCCGGACCACTGCCACTCGTCGCGGCGTCCTTCGCCGCCGTACTGCTGCTGGCCACCCCGGCCGGGGCGGACGACGGTCAGGGGCCCGGCAGCAACAAGGGGGGAAAGGCCGTCGACGAGGCACCGGCCGGGGTGCGGCTGACCACGCTGCTGCCCGACCGGATCTCCGTCGACAACGGTTCGAAGGAAACGGCGATCACCGCCACGGTGAAGAATGAGGGAACCGAGGAAAGCGGAGACATCAGGCTGCTCGTCGTCGGATTCGACGGACTGACCGTCAAAAACGTCGAAGGGTGTGCCGCGATACCGGAAAAGGATCTCCCGGAGGGTTCGAACAGCGGATTCTCCTGCCCCGTCGGCAATCTCGCGGCGAAAGCCTCGAAATCGTACGACGTCGATGCCACGTTCGATCTCGGGAAGACCGGAAAGATCTGTCTGCCCGTCCAGACCGCGGACGGGAAGAAGACGTTCTGGCAGCAGGGCCCGGTGCCCTTCGGTACGACGAACCCGTCACCGAACGCACCGGCCACCCCGCTGCTCCTCGGTACCGACAACACCCCCGTGGCACCGGGCGAGTTGCCGAAGACCGGTGCCGAGCGCGAGCTGCTGCCGCTGGGCGCGGCCGGGGTCTCCCTGCTCGCGGCGGGCGCGGCCGGGCTCTGGTGGGCGTCCCGCCGCCGCCCGGAAGGCGGGGTGAGCTGA
- a CDS encoding biotin transporter BioY: MSTAVATPARTGQVLADLIPASRVRDIALVAGGAALTGLAAQIAVPIPGSPVPVTGQTFAALLVGTTLGTRRGFLSLALYALAGVAGVPWFAGGTSGAAAVSFGYILGMILASAAVGALARRGADRNVWRTAGTMLIGEAIIYAVGVPYLAYAADMSLSAAVAAGLTPFLIGDAVKAALAMGLLPSAWKLAKR; this comes from the coding sequence ATGAGCACCGCCGTCGCCACTCCCGCTCGCACCGGACAGGTGCTCGCCGACCTGATCCCCGCCTCCCGAGTCCGGGACATCGCCCTCGTGGCCGGCGGCGCCGCGCTCACCGGCCTCGCCGCCCAGATCGCGGTCCCGATCCCCGGCTCCCCGGTGCCGGTGACCGGCCAGACCTTCGCCGCCCTGCTCGTCGGCACCACCCTCGGCACCCGGCGCGGCTTCCTCTCCCTCGCCCTGTACGCGCTCGCCGGCGTCGCCGGTGTGCCGTGGTTCGCGGGCGGCACCTCGGGCGCCGCGGCCGTCTCCTTCGGCTACATCCTCGGCATGATCCTGGCCTCCGCCGCCGTGGGCGCCCTGGCCCGCCGCGGCGCCGACCGCAACGTGTGGCGGACGGCCGGCACCATGCTGATCGGCGAGGCGATCATCTACGCCGTCGGCGTCCCGTACCTGGCCTACGCCGCCGACATGTCCCTCTCCGCCGCGGTGGCCGCCGGCCTCACCCCGTTCCTCATCGGCGACGCCGTCAAGGCCGCCCTGGCGATGGGGCTGCTGCCGAGCGCGTGGAAGCTGGCGAAGCGCTGA
- a CDS encoding mycothiol-dependent nitroreductase Rv2466c family protein — protein sequence MSEKTPVDFWFDPLCPWAWMTSRWVLEVEKVRDIEVRWHIMSLAVLNENKLDELPEEYREMLAVKAWQPVRVVTAAWQLHGEDVLGPLYTALGTRIHNNGEGPTLDAIAGALKDVGLPASLIDYAEQTDFEFDAQLRASHKEGIDKVGQDVGTPVIAVPGPDGRQIAFFGPVVTPTPQGEEAARLWDGTLAVASVPGFYEIKRTRTKGPDFSNL from the coding sequence ATGTCCGAGAAGACCCCTGTCGACTTCTGGTTCGATCCGCTGTGCCCCTGGGCCTGGATGACCTCCCGGTGGGTCCTGGAAGTGGAGAAGGTCCGTGACATCGAGGTCCGCTGGCACATCATGAGCCTCGCCGTCCTCAACGAGAACAAGCTGGACGAACTGCCGGAGGAATACCGCGAGATGCTGGCGGTCAAGGCGTGGCAGCCGGTCCGGGTGGTCACCGCCGCCTGGCAGCTCCACGGCGAGGACGTCCTCGGCCCGCTCTACACCGCGCTCGGCACCCGGATCCACAACAACGGCGAGGGCCCGACCCTGGACGCCATCGCGGGCGCGTTGAAGGACGTCGGTCTGCCGGCCTCCCTGATCGACTACGCCGAGCAGACGGACTTCGAGTTCGACGCCCAGCTCCGCGCCTCCCACAAGGAGGGCATCGACAAGGTCGGCCAGGACGTCGGCACCCCGGTGATCGCCGTGCCCGGCCCCGACGGCCGCCAGATCGCCTTCTTCGGCCCGGTCGTCACCCCCACCCCCCAGGGCGAGGAGGCCGCCCGCCTTTGGGACGGCACCCTCGCGGTCGCCTCGGTCCCCGGCTTCTACGAGATCAAGCGCACCCGGACCAAGGGCCCGGACTTCAGCAACCTCTGA
- a CDS encoding ABC transporter permease, with amino-acid sequence MTTTVTAAAPVAAPPEPTRRRRRRTLAPGKRLPASRLVGPLVLLALWAAASAAGRLDPGAIPAPWTVLDTGVHLWTDGTLPTDIVTSLERAGYGFAIGLTAGVTLALASGLTRSGEALIDGTVQLNRAIPTLGLIPLFILWLGIGETFKIAIIAIVVYIPIYLNTHAALSGIDHRFVELAEVQGLSKFRFIREIVIPGALPGFFVGLRLGVTGSWLGLVVLEQINATSGLGYMMFQAQNYGQSDVILVGLLIYGVFGLISDSAVRLIERRVLSWRRTLSS; translated from the coding sequence ATGACAACGACCGTGACCGCGGCCGCCCCGGTCGCCGCGCCTCCCGAACCGACCCGCAGGCGCCGCCGCCGCACCCTCGCCCCCGGCAAGCGGCTGCCCGCCTCCCGGCTCGTCGGCCCGCTGGTGCTGCTCGCGCTGTGGGCCGCCGCCTCCGCCGCCGGACGGCTGGACCCGGGCGCGATCCCGGCGCCCTGGACCGTGCTGGACACCGGGGTCCATCTGTGGACCGACGGAACCCTGCCCACCGACATCGTCACCTCGCTCGAACGCGCGGGGTACGGGTTCGCGATCGGCCTCACCGCCGGCGTGACCCTCGCCCTGGCGTCCGGGCTCACCCGCTCCGGGGAGGCGCTGATCGACGGGACGGTCCAGCTCAACCGGGCGATCCCGACCCTCGGTCTGATCCCGCTGTTCATCCTCTGGCTGGGCATCGGCGAGACCTTCAAGATCGCGATCATCGCGATCGTCGTCTACATCCCGATCTATCTGAACACGCATGCCGCGCTGTCCGGCATCGACCACCGGTTCGTCGAACTCGCCGAGGTGCAGGGCCTGTCGAAGTTCCGGTTCATCCGGGAGATCGTGATCCCCGGCGCGCTGCCCGGATTCTTCGTGGGACTCCGGCTCGGTGTCACCGGCTCCTGGCTCGGCCTGGTCGTCCTGGAGCAGATCAACGCCACCAGCGGCCTCGGCTACATGATGTTCCAGGCCCAGAACTACGGCCAGTCGGACGTCATCCTGGTCGGCCTGCTGATCTACGGCGTCTTCGGTCTGATCTCCGACAGCGCGGTCCGTCTCATCGAACGGAGGGTGCTGTCGTGGCGCCGCACACTGAGCAGTTGA
- a CDS encoding ABC transporter substrate-binding protein — translation MSSTLDRRLFLTSLLGAAAGVAGLSGCADGTAATSAKGASTAPLATEVPAGTSLKIASFQNAQELQFKLAKLPKLPFTVSSWLNIGAGPDVINAFRAKSLDLANNAGIPPIQAYYQGFDAKIVAINVTRKPNYLFATKPGSDIRSVADFEGKRLAFSQGQAQGVVLLRALKKAGLAYDDVTLVPLTSNQFLTALQSGQVDIAPLGNSQAPAYLQQYESKGARTITTDVVDLLSLLWAPVSVLNDRAKAAAVAAYIPQWAQGQVWQYEHPDVWNKEFYVKTQNLTLPQAEAITALANKPLFPPSWDEAIAWEQETADLLAEGGFVKKFDVSPLFDHRFEHLAAEAVPAEYRK, via the coding sequence ATGTCTTCGACCCTTGACCGTCGACTTTTCCTCACGTCTTTGCTCGGTGCCGCGGCGGGCGTCGCCGGTCTCAGCGGCTGCGCCGACGGCACCGCCGCCACCAGCGCCAAGGGCGCCTCCACCGCACCGCTGGCGACCGAGGTGCCGGCCGGCACCAGCCTGAAGATCGCCTCCTTCCAGAACGCCCAGGAACTCCAGTTCAAGCTGGCAAAATTGCCGAAGCTGCCTTTCACGGTGTCGAGCTGGCTGAACATCGGGGCCGGTCCCGACGTCATCAACGCCTTCCGCGCCAAATCCCTCGACCTGGCCAACAACGCCGGTATTCCGCCGATCCAGGCGTATTACCAGGGATTCGACGCGAAGATCGTCGCGATCAACGTGACGCGCAAGCCGAACTACCTCTTCGCCACCAAGCCCGGCAGCGACATCCGCTCGGTCGCCGACTTCGAGGGCAAGCGGCTCGCGTTCTCGCAGGGCCAGGCACAGGGTGTCGTGCTGCTGCGGGCGCTGAAGAAGGCGGGCCTGGCCTACGACGACGTGACGCTGGTCCCGCTGACCAGCAACCAGTTCCTGACCGCGCTCCAGTCGGGCCAGGTCGACATCGCCCCGCTCGGCAACAGCCAGGCGCCCGCCTACCTCCAGCAGTACGAGTCGAAGGGCGCCCGCACCATCACCACGGACGTCGTCGACCTGCTCAGCCTGCTGTGGGCGCCGGTGTCGGTGCTCAACGACCGGGCGAAGGCCGCCGCCGTCGCCGCGTACATCCCGCAGTGGGCCCAGGGCCAGGTCTGGCAGTACGAGCACCCGGACGTCTGGAACAAGGAGTTCTACGTCAAGACGCAGAACCTGACCCTCCCCCAGGCCGAGGCGATCACCGCGCTCGCCAACAAGCCGCTGTTCCCGCCGAGCTGGGACGAGGCCATCGCGTGGGAGCAGGAGACCGCGGATCTGCTCGCGGAGGGCGGGTTCGTGAAGAAGTTCGACGTGTCCCCGCTCTTCGACCACCGCTTCGAGCACCTGGCCGCCGAGGCCGTGCCGGCCGAGTACCGGAAGTGA
- a CDS encoding TauD/TfdA dioxygenase family protein has product MTLDIRKVTAHIGAQVSGVDLAQPLDADTVAALREALNVHKALVFDDVHLDDAGQQAFARHFGDLTTAHPTVAAVDDAPNVLPVDSEQGSANHWHTDVTFVLNPPQASTLRALTLPPYGGETLIASSAAAYRQLPEPLRKLADTLWAEHTNDYDYAVPAEEIDEERAAQRARFTSIKYRTAHPVVRVHPLTGERGLFIGGFAQRIVGLSVGESRKLLDLLQSYVVRPENILRHRWSENQLVLFDNRITQHYAVDNYDRQARRLHRVTVAGDVPVGIEGKESYSIEGDAAHYTPVAETPAAA; this is encoded by the coding sequence ATGACACTCGACATCCGCAAGGTCACCGCGCACATCGGCGCCCAGGTGAGCGGCGTCGACCTCGCCCAGCCGCTGGACGCGGACACGGTCGCCGCGCTCCGTGAGGCGCTCAACGTCCACAAGGCGCTGGTCTTCGACGACGTCCACCTCGACGACGCGGGCCAGCAGGCGTTCGCCCGGCACTTCGGGGACCTCACCACCGCGCACCCGACCGTGGCCGCGGTCGACGATGCCCCGAACGTGCTGCCCGTCGACAGCGAGCAGGGCAGCGCCAACCACTGGCACACGGACGTGACCTTCGTCCTCAACCCGCCGCAGGCCAGCACCCTGCGCGCGCTCACGCTCCCGCCGTACGGCGGTGAGACGCTGATCGCCAGCTCGGCGGCCGCCTACCGGCAGCTCCCGGAGCCGCTGCGGAAGCTGGCGGACACGCTGTGGGCCGAGCACACCAACGACTACGACTACGCGGTGCCGGCCGAGGAGATCGACGAGGAACGGGCCGCCCAGCGCGCCCGGTTCACGTCCATCAAGTACCGCACCGCGCATCCGGTGGTGCGGGTGCACCCGCTGACCGGCGAACGCGGCCTGTTCATCGGCGGGTTCGCGCAGCGGATCGTCGGCCTGTCGGTCGGTGAGTCCCGCAAGCTGCTCGATCTGCTCCAGTCGTACGTGGTGCGGCCGGAGAACATCCTGCGGCACCGCTGGTCGGAGAACCAGCTCGTGCTGTTCGACAACCGGATCACCCAGCACTACGCCGTCGACAACTACGACCGCCAGGCGCGCCGGCTGCACCGGGTGACGGTCGCCGGTGACGTGCCGGTCGGGATCGAGGGCAAGGAGAGCTACTCGATCGAGGGGGACGCGGCGCACTACACGCCGGTGGCGGAGACGCCCGCGGCCGCGTAG
- a CDS encoding ROK family transcriptional regulator — MPRTAALEVRTTSPVPRVADSDRRRTSASVVLRSVLEHGPVARSTIARLTGLSPAAVTEHCARLTGLGLIRESAVPRRSNGAGRPHVPVDLDDSRYLVGGVHVAVPYTTVALLDLRGRVLARRELKHRGSTEPYEVLARAADGLAELLAASGRDRPLGVGFAAGGWVDRDSGTVVEHPLLGWRDVPARDVVEARIGLPVRVDGHARALVNAERLFGRARGSRSVLHLFVGNVVDAAFATHDEVHHGPRSQAGAVAHLPLAGGTEPCACGRVGCLQVELSERTLCRRAREAGVVDGVNPMRVLAAAKDGNPVAVRLLRERARMTGRAAGLLLDVLNPERVVVTEIGVIHREDCLTALRTEVGAERAGSVVPTSFGDSVLAVAGGAVALDVLYRDPLTVPRPRTASN; from the coding sequence ATGCCCCGCACCGCGGCCCTTGAAGTCCGTACGACGTCCCCCGTCCCCCGTGTCGCCGACAGCGACCGGCGGCGCACCAGCGCCAGCGTGGTCCTGCGGTCCGTGCTCGAACACGGGCCGGTGGCGCGCTCGACCATCGCCCGGCTCACCGGACTGTCCCCGGCCGCCGTCACCGAGCACTGCGCCCGGCTCACCGGCCTCGGCCTGATCCGGGAGTCGGCCGTGCCGCGCCGCTCGAACGGGGCGGGGCGGCCGCATGTGCCGGTCGACCTGGACGACTCGCGGTACCTGGTCGGCGGGGTGCACGTGGCGGTGCCGTACACCACGGTCGCGCTGCTCGATCTGCGCGGACGGGTGCTGGCGCGGCGGGAGTTGAAGCATCGCGGCAGCACCGAGCCGTACGAGGTGCTGGCGCGGGCCGCCGACGGGCTGGCGGAGCTGCTCGCCGCGTCCGGGCGGGACCGTCCGCTCGGGGTGGGGTTCGCCGCGGGGGGCTGGGTGGACCGGGACTCCGGGACCGTCGTCGAGCATCCGCTGCTGGGCTGGCGGGACGTGCCGGCGCGGGACGTCGTGGAGGCGCGCATCGGGCTGCCGGTCCGGGTGGACGGGCACGCGCGGGCGCTGGTGAACGCGGAGCGGCTGTTCGGCCGGGCGCGCGGCAGCCGCAGTGTGCTGCATCTGTTCGTGGGCAACGTGGTCGACGCGGCGTTCGCCACCCATGACGAGGTGCATCACGGCCCCCGCTCCCAGGCGGGGGCCGTGGCGCATCTGCCGCTGGCGGGCGGGACGGAGCCGTGCGCCTGCGGGCGGGTCGGCTGCCTCCAGGTGGAGCTGAGCGAGCGCACGCTGTGCCGGCGGGCCCGGGAGGCGGGCGTCGTCGACGGGGTGAACCCGATGCGGGTCCTCGCGGCGGCGAAGGACGGAAACCCGGTGGCGGTACGGCTGTTGCGCGAGCGGGCGCGGATGACGGGGCGGGCCGCGGGGCTGCTGCTGGACGTCCTCAATCCGGAGCGGGTCGTCGTCACCGAGATCGGTGTCATCCACCGGGAGGACTGCCTCACCGCGCTGCGCACGGAGGTCGGGGCCGAGCGGGCCGGGTCCGTGGTGCCGACGAGCTTCGGGGACTCGGTGCTGGCCGTGGCGGGCGGGGCGGTGGCGCTCGACGTGCTCTACCGCGATCCGCTGACCGTGCCGCGCCCGCGGACCGCATCGAATTAA
- the pepN gene encoding aminopeptidase N, with protein sequence MPGENLSRDEARERAALLSVDSYDVSLDIRSALGDRTDEEAAAGPRTFRSVTTIRFRCNEPGASSFADLIAPRVTAVSLNGRDLDPGEVFDGSRVLLEDLAAENELVVDAQCAYSRTGEGLHRFVDPEDGEVYLYTQYEPADARRVFANFEQPDLKAPFRFEVRAPEGWTVWSNGAGAESDGVWRFAETKPISTYITCVVAGPYHHVTDVYTRDLGDGTALEIPLGAMCRKGLAPYFEADDIFLVTKQGLDFFHDHFDYPYPFGKYDQAFVPEYNLGAMENPGLVTFREEYVFRGKVTQASYEARANVILHEMAHMWFGDLVTMVWWDDLWLKESFADFMGTFANVGATRFKDAWITFANRRKAWAYRADQLPSTHPVTADIRDLQDAKLNFDGITYAKGASVLKQLVAYVGQDAFLEGARRYFKRHAYGNTRLGDLLAVLGETSGRDMAAWARSWLQTAGVNALTPQVLLDEQGKVAELAVVQEAAESYPELRPHRVAIGLYRLEESRLVRYARAETDVAGPRTVVTELAGQDAPELVLVNDDDLTYCKIRFDSTSLATLREHLGTMTDPLARALCWSALWNLTRDALLPASDFIDLVARFAHGESDIGVLQTLHAQAGSAVVHYLPQDRRRAGERVLAETALRDLRAAAPGSEHQLAWARFFASVASEPDDLALLRGLLDGTEKFEGLVVDQELRWAFLEPLAAHGAADEAVLAAELARDDTASGKRHQVRCLAARPSAAVKAQAWAQLVESDALSNALVEATIAGFAQPSQRELLAPYAPKYFEVIGRVWEERSIQIAMHVVRGLFPDLQDSPETLEATDAWLAAHASAPPALRRLVLEGRDDLARALRAQEAQEQQGALAKD encoded by the coding sequence GTGCCCGGTGAGAATCTGTCCCGCGACGAGGCCCGGGAGCGGGCCGCCCTGCTGTCCGTCGACAGCTACGACGTGTCGCTCGACATCCGGTCCGCCCTCGGCGACCGCACCGACGAGGAGGCGGCGGCCGGTCCGCGCACCTTCCGCTCGGTGACCACGATCCGCTTCCGCTGCAACGAGCCGGGCGCGTCGAGCTTCGCGGACCTGATCGCCCCCCGGGTGACCGCCGTCTCCCTCAACGGCCGCGATCTCGACCCCGGTGAGGTCTTCGACGGCTCGCGTGTCCTGCTGGAGGACCTGGCCGCGGAGAACGAGCTGGTGGTGGACGCGCAGTGCGCCTACTCCCGCACCGGCGAGGGCCTGCACCGCTTCGTCGACCCGGAGGACGGCGAGGTCTACCTCTACACGCAGTACGAGCCGGCCGACGCGCGCCGGGTCTTCGCGAACTTCGAGCAGCCCGACCTCAAGGCCCCCTTCCGCTTCGAGGTGCGCGCCCCCGAGGGCTGGACGGTGTGGAGCAACGGCGCCGGCGCGGAGAGCGACGGGGTCTGGCGGTTCGCGGAGACCAAGCCGATCTCGACGTACATCACCTGTGTGGTCGCGGGCCCCTACCACCACGTCACGGACGTCTACACCCGTGACCTCGGGGACGGGACGGCCCTGGAGATCCCGCTCGGCGCGATGTGCCGCAAGGGTCTCGCCCCCTACTTCGAGGCCGACGACATCTTCCTGGTCACCAAGCAGGGCCTGGACTTCTTCCACGACCACTTCGACTACCCGTACCCCTTCGGCAAGTACGACCAGGCGTTCGTGCCCGAGTACAACCTGGGGGCGATGGAGAACCCGGGCCTGGTGACCTTCCGCGAGGAGTACGTCTTCCGGGGCAAGGTGACGCAGGCGTCGTACGAGGCCCGCGCGAACGTGATCCTGCACGAGATGGCGCACATGTGGTTCGGCGACCTGGTCACCATGGTGTGGTGGGACGACCTGTGGCTGAAGGAGTCCTTCGCGGACTTCATGGGCACGTTCGCGAACGTCGGCGCCACCCGCTTCAAGGACGCCTGGATCACCTTCGCCAACCGCCGCAAGGCGTGGGCGTACCGCGCCGACCAACTGCCCTCCACCCACCCGGTCACCGCCGACATCCGCGACCTCCAGGACGCCAAGCTCAACTTCGACGGCATCACCTACGCCAAGGGCGCCAGCGTGCTCAAGCAGCTCGTGGCGTACGTCGGCCAGGACGCGTTCCTGGAGGGCGCCCGCCGCTACTTCAAGCGGCACGCGTACGGCAACACCCGGCTCGGCGACCTGCTGGCGGTGCTCGGCGAGACCAGCGGCCGGGACATGGCCGCCTGGGCGCGGTCCTGGCTCCAGACGGCCGGGGTGAACGCGCTGACCCCGCAGGTGCTGCTCGACGAGCAGGGCAAAGTCGCGGAGCTTGCGGTGGTGCAGGAGGCCGCGGAGTCGTACCCCGAGCTGCGCCCGCACCGGGTGGCGATCGGCCTGTACCGGCTGGAGGAGAGCCGGCTCGTGCGGTACGCGCGCGCCGAGACGGACGTGGCGGGCCCGCGCACGGTCGTGACCGAGCTGGCCGGCCAGGACGCCCCCGAGCTGGTGCTGGTCAACGACGACGACCTGACGTACTGCAAGATCCGGTTCGACTCGACCTCGCTGGCCACCCTGCGCGAGCACCTGGGCACGATGACCGACCCGCTGGCCCGCGCGCTGTGCTGGTCGGCGCTGTGGAACCTGACCCGGGACGCGCTGCTGCCCGCGTCCGACTTCATCGACCTGGTGGCCCGGTTCGCGCACGGCGAGTCCGACATCGGCGTCCTCCAGACCCTGCACGCGCAGGCGGGCTCGGCGGTCGTCCACTATCTGCCGCAGGACCGGCGGCGTGCCGGTGAACGGGTGCTGGCCGAGACCGCGCTGCGGGATCTGCGGGCGGCCGCGCCGGGCAGCGAGCACCAGCTCGCCTGGGCCCGGTTCTTCGCCTCGGTCGCCTCGGAGCCGGACGATCTGGCGCTGCTGCGCGGTCTGCTGGACGGCACCGAGAAGTTCGAGGGGCTCGTGGTCGACCAGGAGCTGCGCTGGGCGTTCCTGGAGCCGCTCGCCGCGCACGGGGCGGCGGACGAGGCCGTGCTCGCGGCGGAACTGGCCCGCGACGACACCGCGTCCGGCAAGCGCCACCAGGTGCGCTGCCTGGCCGCCCGGCCCTCGGCGGCGGTGAAGGCACAGGCGTGGGCGCAGCTCGTGGAGTCGGACGCGCTGTCCAACGCGCTGGTGGAGGCCACCATCGCGGGCTTCGCGCAGCCCTCACAGCGCGAGCTGCTGGCGCCGTACGCGCCGAAGTACTTCGAGGTGATCGGCCGGGTGTGGGAGGAGCGGTCCATCCAGATCGCGATGCACGTGGTCAGGGGGCTGTTCCCGGACCTCCAGGACTCCCCGGAGACGCTGGAGGCCACGGACGCCTGGCTGGCCGCGCACGCCTCGGCACCGCCGGCGCTGCGGCGGCTGGTGCTGGAGGGACGGGACGATCTGGCGCGGGCGCTGCGCGCACAAGAAGCCCAGGAGCAGCAGGGAGCTTTGGCCAAGGATTGA